From Rutidosis leptorrhynchoides isolate AG116_Rl617_1_P2 chromosome 3, CSIRO_AGI_Rlap_v1, whole genome shotgun sequence, a single genomic window includes:
- the LOC139895658 gene encoding protein phosphatase inhibitor 2-like isoform X3 has translation MSTMGDTSSKRSVRWDEEKLSEIEANKPVRQKITEPKTPYHRMTDVDGSLSPVRNPSFSEQDEDETMRSKANASVFNDMVSSNSNNNTSVWASSEDDADAMDEDNEGSRSSSFKEQRRAHYDEFHKIRELRRTGSLDASSSNDDDEDKLINGECDTPSSLAVAVGDIDITDVDDDLLEPQSQ, from the exons ATGTCTACAATGGGAGACACAAG cAGTAAGAGAAGTGTGAGATGGGATGAAGAAAAACTGTCGGAAATCGAAGCCAACAAACCTGTTAGACAGAAAATTACTGAACCAAAGACTCCTTATCATCGTATGACTGATGTTGATG GATCTTTATCTCCAGTACGAAATCCTAGTTTTTCTGAACAGGATGAAGATGAAACTATGCGATCTAAAGCAAATGCTTCCGTGTTCAATGATATGGTTTCTTCCAATAGTAACAATAATACCTCTGTTTGGGCATCATCGGAGGATGATGCAGATGCTATGGACGAAGATAACGAAG GCAGTAGGAGCTCAAGCTTTAAGGAGCAGAGACGGGCTCACTATGATGAATTCCATAAAATAAGAGAACTGAGGCGAACGGGATCTTTAGATGCATCATCGTCCAATGATGATGACGAGGATAAATTAATAAATGGGGAATGTGATACACCTTCATCATTGGCTGTTGCTGTCGGAGATATTGACATTACAGATGTTGATGATGATCTACTTGAACCCCAATCTCAATAA
- the LOC139895658 gene encoding protein phosphatase inhibitor 2-like isoform X1 has product MSTMGDTSSKRSVRWDEEKLSEIEANKPVRQKITEPKTPYHRMTDVDGSLSPVRNPSFSEQDEDETMRSKANASVFNDMVSSNSNNNTSVWASSEDDADAMDEDNEGSSHTFYYSSRSSSFKEQRRAHYDEFHKIRELRRTGSLDASSSNDDDEDKLINGECDTPSSLAVAVGDIDITDVDDDLLEPQSQ; this is encoded by the exons ATGTCTACAATGGGAGACACAAG cAGTAAGAGAAGTGTGAGATGGGATGAAGAAAAACTGTCGGAAATCGAAGCCAACAAACCTGTTAGACAGAAAATTACTGAACCAAAGACTCCTTATCATCGTATGACTGATGTTGATG GATCTTTATCTCCAGTACGAAATCCTAGTTTTTCTGAACAGGATGAAGATGAAACTATGCGATCTAAAGCAAATGCTTCCGTGTTCAATGATATGGTTTCTTCCAATAGTAACAATAATACCTCTGTTTGGGCATCATCGGAGGATGATGCAGATGCTATGGACGAAGATAACGAAGGTTCTTCTCATACATTTTATTACA GCAGTAGGAGCTCAAGCTTTAAGGAGCAGAGACGGGCTCACTATGATGAATTCCATAAAATAAGAGAACTGAGGCGAACGGGATCTTTAGATGCATCATCGTCCAATGATGATGACGAGGATAAATTAATAAATGGGGAATGTGATACACCTTCATCATTGGCTGTTGCTGTCGGAGATATTGACATTACAGATGTTGATGATGATCTACTTGAACCCCAATCTCAATAA
- the LOC139895659 gene encoding uncharacterized protein, with amino-acid sequence MAMEFKLAHLSCILISFLFFTDGTIVDQNRETQSLLSLKNSLLNPKMLNKWNLTTPHCQWEGVTCQNNRVTSLVLSTHSLKGTLPISLFSLSNLIVLDLSSNQFSGELPREISKLRSLRVLNLGDNQLSGKLPMELGELTQLQNLELGPNFFSGEIPSVIGKLTTLESLDLSSNALTGIIPHEIGNLKNLRSLGLGNNFLSGSLSPSLFINLTNLIFLDIANNTLSGHIPPEIGNLTNLTDLFLGINRFSGVIPPEIGNLLKLQNFYSPSCLIQGPLPDTISRLKSLSKLDLSYNPLKVSIPKSLGQLHNLSILNLVYSELNGSIPAELGNCRNLKTLVLSFNSLSGSLPEELSRLPLLSFSAESNQLSGSLPAWIGKWDQINSLLLAGNQFTGRIPPEIGNCTMLNNLGLSNNLLTGFVPKEICNAVSLTELDVESNMLSGSIGDTFRGCGNLSQLVLSENQIVGPIPGYLNELPLMVVDFDSNFLNGSIPVSLWSSMNLMEFSAANNQLEGYLDKQVGNTVTLERLILSNNMLTGEIPKEIGKLSSLSVLNMNSNNLSGLITVELGQCTSLTTLDLGGNRLNGSIPVEITGLSELQCLVLSNNDLSGPIPSSKSSSYFKEVSIPDSSFVQHHGLFDLSHNRLTGSIPDELGSCSVVVDLLLNDNMLSGGLPKSLVKLTNLTTLDLSNNVLSGSIPAEFGNSLKLQGLYLDNNNLTGHIPAELGQLRSLVKLNLTGNSFSGSIPYTFGKLTGLTHLDLSHNLLDGELPSTVSNMVNLVGLFLQKNRITGRVNDLFIGEMEWRIEKINMSNNLFFGELPQALGNMSYLTSLDLHGNTFTGEIPSGIGNLMELEYLDFSNNKLTGPIPDSLCSVLSLNRLNLVGNRLEGPVPKNGICSNTSRISLSGNKALCGGVLNLQCPNTSFRRGYKVIGIWSLALIVTGTLLITAFITVVAIKRIHMLKKKSVCEEDPGGNSNNSLVDSNLYLLSSKESLSINVAMFEQSLVKLTLADILEATNNFCKSKIVGDGGFGTVYKAQLSDGKTVAVKKLNQAKSQGQREFLAEMETLGKVKHQNLVSLLGYCSFGEEKLLVYDYMANGSLDHWLRMRTGDVEILSWGKRFKIAVGAARGLAFLHHGFIPHIIHRDIKASNILLDEDFKPKVADFGLARLISACESHVSTDLAGTFGYIPPEYGQSWRSTTKGDVYSFGVILLELVTGKEPTGLEFKDVEGGNLVGWVCYKIKKGQVVEVLDSTIVNDVSKPTMLQMVQIAASCVSENPANRPTMLHVLKFLKGIKHDYL; translated from the coding sequence ATGGCTATGGAGTTCAAGCTTGCGCATCTATCATGCATACTGATTAGCTTTCTGTTCTTCACAGATGGCACCATTGTTGATCAAAATCGAGAAACACAAAGCTTATTGTCACTCAAGAACTCACTTTTAAACCCAAAAATGCTCAATAAATGGAACCTCACAACCCCACATTGTCAATGGGAAGGTGTAACTTGCCAAAACAACCGAGTTACTTCACTCGTTCTTTCAACTCACTCCCTCAAAGGCACACTTCCCATTTCCCTTTTTTCTCTGTCCAACCTCATTGTTCTAGACCTCTCTTCCAATCAATTTTCCGGAGAACTTCCTCGCGAAATATCGAAACTCCGGTCGCTTCGTGTGCTAAATTTAGGTGATAATCAACTTTCCGGCAAGTTACCGATGGAACTCGGTGAGTTGACTCAGTTGCAAAACCTTGAACTCGGACCCAATTTTTTCTCAGGCGAGATCCCTTCAGTTATCGGGAAGTTAACAACTTTGGAGTCCCTCGACCTTTCATCCAACGCTCTGACTGGAATAATCCCACATGAGATCGGAAACCTAAAAAATCTCCGGTCACTTGGACTGGGTAACAACTTTTTATCAGGTTCACTTTCACCATCTCTTTTCATCAATCTTACTAATTTAATTTTTTTAGATATCGCCAACAATACACTTTCCGGTCACATTCCCCCTGAAATCGGAAACCTTACGAATCTCACCGATCTTTTTCTCGGAATCAACCGATTCTCTGGTGTAATTCCGCCGGAAATAGGAAATCTTTTAAAATTGCAAAACTTTTATTCGCCATCCTGTTTAATTCAAGGCCCATTACCAGACACAATTTCCCGTCTCAAATCTTTATCAAAATTAGATCTTTCTTACAACCCATTAAAGGTTTCCATCCCAAAATCATTGGGTCAATTGCATAACTTGTCTATACTAAACTTAGTATACTCCGAACTGAACGGTTCAATCCCCGCTGAACTCGGAAACTGTCGAAACCTTAAAACTTTGGTTCTTTCATTTAATTCGTTATCCGGGTCTTTACCGGAAGAGCTTTCTCGGCTTCCTCTCTTATCTTTCTCTGCCGAAAGTAACCAACTTTCGGGTTCTTTACCCGCTTGGATTGGCAAATGGGACCAAATAAACTCACTTTTGTTAGCCGGAAACCAGTTTACGGGTCGGATTCCACCCGAAATTGGTAACTGCACAATGCTGAATAATCTGGGCCTGAGTAATAATTTGCTAACGGGATTTGTTCCAAAAGAAATTTGTAATGCGGTTTCGTTAACAGAACTTGATGTTGAAAGTAATATGCTTTCTGGTTCAATTGGGGATACGTTTAGGGGTTGTGGTAATCTTTCTCAGTTGGTGTTATCTGAAAACCAGATTGTTGGGCCTATTCCTGGTTATTTAAATGAGCTTCCTTTGATGGTTGTTGATTTTGATTCAAATTTTTTAAACGGCTCAATTCCAGTTAGTTTATGGAGTTCAATGAATTTGATGGAGTTTTCAGCTGCAAATAATCAGTTAGAGGGTTATCTTGATAAACAAGTTGGCAATACTGTTACTTTAGAAAGATTGATTCTTAGCAACAATATGTTAACAGGAGAAATCCCGAAAGAAATTGGGAAGCTTTCATCGCTTTCGGTTCTTAACATGAATTCAAATAATTTGTCTGGTTTGATTACTGTTGAACTTGGGCAATGTACATCTCTAACAACATTGGATCTTGGTGGAAACAGATTGAATGGGTCGATTCCGGTTGAAATAACGGGCTTATCTGAGTTACAGTGTCTGGTACTCTCAAATAATGATCTTTCAGGTCCAATTCCTTCCTCAAAAAGCTCAAGTTATTTCAAAGAAGTTAGTATTCCTGATTCAAGTTTTGTTCAGCATCATGGATTATTTGATCTTTCACATAACCGGTTAACCGGTTCAATTCCCGATGAGTTGGGAAGCTGTTCGGTTGTGGTGGATCTTTTGCTCAATGATAACATGCTTTCTGGTGGTTTACCCAAATCTTTAGTGAAGCTAACCAACCTCACGACGTTGGATTTATCCAACAATGTGTTATCTGGTAGCATACCAGCAGAATTCGGCAATTCTTTGAAACTTCAAGGGTTGTATTTGGATAATAATAACCTCACCGGGCATATACCAGCTGAATTAGGGCAACTGCGTAGTTTGGTTAAGCTTAATTTAACGGGAAACAGTTTTTCGGGCTCAATTCCGTACACATTCGGGAAGTTGACTGGGTTGACCCATCTGGATCTAAGCCATAATTTGCTTGATGGTGAACTACCTTCAACTGTTTCGAACATGGTGAATCTGGTCGGGCTGTTTCTACAGAAAAATCGGATAACAGGTCGTGTCAATGACTTGTTTATCGGTGAAATGGAGTGGCGGATTGAGAAGATAAATATGAGTAATAACTTGTTTTTCGGGGAGTTGCCTCAAGCTTTAGGAAATATGTCGTATTTGACTTCGTTGGATCTGCACGGTAACACGTTTACCGGTGAGATTCCTTCGGGGATTGGAAACTTGATGGAGCTCGAGTACTTGGATTTTTCGAACAATAAGTTGACTGGACCAATACCCGATAGTCTTTGCAGTGTATTGAGCTTAAATCGCTTGAATTTGGTTGGAAACAGATTAGAGGGCCCGGTCCCTAAGAATGGCATATGTAGCAATACATCGAGAATATCGTTGTCCGGCAACAAAGCGTTATGCGGTGGAGTACTTAACTTGCAATGCCCAAATACAAGTTTTCGAAGAGGGTATAAGGTTATCGGTATTTGGTCGTTGGCTTTGATTGTTACTGGAACGTTGTTAATCACGGCTTTTATAACTGTCGTGGCTATAAAACGGATTCACATGCTCAAGAAAAAGTCTGTTTGTGAAGAGGATCCTGGTGGAAATAGTAACAACAGTTTGGTTGATTCAAATCTGTATCTTTTGAGTTCTAAAGAATCGTTAAGTATCAATGTAGCAATGTTTGAACAGTCCCTCGTAAAGTTAACTCTTGCTGACATTCTTGAAGCTACTAACAACTTTTGTAAATCGAAAATTGTTGGTGATGGTGGGTTTGGTACGGTCTACAAAGCCCAACTCTCAGATGGAAAAACTGTTGCGGTTAAGAAACTGAACCAAGCAAAATCTCAGGGCCAACGTGAGTTTTTAGCTGAAATGGAAACGTTAGGGAAGGTTAAGCATCAAAATCTTGTATCCTTGCTCGGTTACTGTTCGTTTGGTGAAGAAAAGTTGCTTGTTTATGACTACATGGCTAATGGAAGTTTGGATCATTGGCTAAGAATGAGAACTGGAGACGTGGAAATATTGTCATGGGGTAAGCGGTTCAAGATTGCAGTGGGTGCGGCCCGTGGGTTAGCTTTTTTGCACCACGGGTTCATTCCACATATTATTCACAGAGATATTAAAGCTAGTAACATTTTACTGGATGAAGATTTCAAGCCAAAAGTTGCTGACTTTGGGCTAGCAAGGTTGATAAGTGCATGTGAGAGTCATGTGAGTACAGATCTCGCGGGGACATTTGGGTACATTCCACCAGAGTATGGTCAGAGCTGGCGGTCAACGACAAAAGGTGATGTTTATAGCTTTGGAGTGATTCTTCTTGAACTGGTAACGGGTAAAGAGCCAACAGGACTCGAATTTAAAGATGTTGAAGGTGGAAATTTGGTGGGATGGGTTTGCTATAAGATCAAGAAAGGTCAGGTTGTCGAGGTGCTGGATTCAACGATTGTTAATGATGTTTCAAAGCCAACGATGCTTCAGATGGTCCAGATTGCTGCGAGTTGCGTATCTGAAAATCCGGCTAATCGTCCAACCATGCTTCATGTTCTCAAGTTTTTAAAGGGGATCAAACACGATTATTTGTGA
- the LOC139895658 gene encoding protein phosphatase inhibitor 2-like isoform X2, whose protein sequence is MSTMGDTSKRSVRWDEEKLSEIEANKPVRQKITEPKTPYHRMTDVDGSLSPVRNPSFSEQDEDETMRSKANASVFNDMVSSNSNNNTSVWASSEDDADAMDEDNEGSSHTFYYSSRSSSFKEQRRAHYDEFHKIRELRRTGSLDASSSNDDDEDKLINGECDTPSSLAVAVGDIDITDVDDDLLEPQSQ, encoded by the exons ATGTCTACAATGGGAGACACAAG TAAGAGAAGTGTGAGATGGGATGAAGAAAAACTGTCGGAAATCGAAGCCAACAAACCTGTTAGACAGAAAATTACTGAACCAAAGACTCCTTATCATCGTATGACTGATGTTGATG GATCTTTATCTCCAGTACGAAATCCTAGTTTTTCTGAACAGGATGAAGATGAAACTATGCGATCTAAAGCAAATGCTTCCGTGTTCAATGATATGGTTTCTTCCAATAGTAACAATAATACCTCTGTTTGGGCATCATCGGAGGATGATGCAGATGCTATGGACGAAGATAACGAAGGTTCTTCTCATACATTTTATTACA GCAGTAGGAGCTCAAGCTTTAAGGAGCAGAGACGGGCTCACTATGATGAATTCCATAAAATAAGAGAACTGAGGCGAACGGGATCTTTAGATGCATCATCGTCCAATGATGATGACGAGGATAAATTAATAAATGGGGAATGTGATACACCTTCATCATTGGCTGTTGCTGTCGGAGATATTGACATTACAGATGTTGATGATGATCTACTTGAACCCCAATCTCAATAA